A region of Procambarus clarkii isolate CNS0578487 chromosome 48, FALCON_Pclarkii_2.0, whole genome shotgun sequence DNA encodes the following proteins:
- the LOC138350953 gene encoding alpha-(1,3)-fucosyltransferase FucT-like produces the protein MRVEYDTMIVEYDTMIVVLDTIKMVYGTKIVVFDTMTVVYDTMMVVYSTIMVVCDTMRVEYGTMIVEYDTMIAVLDTMMMVYGTKIVAFDTMTVVYDTMMAVYDTMIVVYCTMMVV, from the coding sequence atgagggtggagtatgacacaatgatagtggagtatgacacaatgattgtagTGCTTGACACAATAAAGATGGTGTATGGCACAAAGATagtggtgtttgacacaatgacagtggtgtatgacacaatgatggtggtgtacagCACAatcatggtggtgtgtgacacaatgagggtggagtatggcacaatgatagtggagtatgacacaatgattgcagtgcttgacacaatgatgatggtgtatggcacaaaGATAGTGGCgtttgacacaatgacagtggtgtatgacacaatgatggcagtgtatgacacaatgatagtggtgtattgcacaatgatggttgtgtaa